A window of the Paenibacillus woosongensis genome harbors these coding sequences:
- a CDS encoding amino acid ABC transporter ATP-binding protein gives MAIIEINNLKKVFGQLEVLKNISFSVNPSEVVAVIGPSGSGKSTMLRSLVHLEEANGGSIRIGDQYLVRDGAYSNAQQIKAITSRMGMVFQHFNLFPHLTVKGNLELSPKLVKGMSAAEVSRMSLELLDKVGLADKADVYPSSLSGGQKQRVAIARALMMNPEILLFDEPTSALDPELTGEVLQVMKRLAGEQITMIVVTHEMGFAREVADRVLFMADGEIIESGTPEQIFGNPQHERTQAFLNRVLA, from the coding sequence ATGGCAATCATTGAAATTAACAATTTGAAAAAAGTGTTCGGCCAGCTTGAGGTGCTCAAAAACATCTCCTTCAGCGTGAATCCAAGCGAAGTCGTAGCCGTCATCGGCCCCTCCGGCTCAGGAAAGTCGACGATGCTGCGCAGCCTGGTTCATTTGGAAGAGGCGAACGGCGGCAGTATCCGGATCGGTGATCAATATCTCGTTCGCGACGGGGCATATTCCAATGCCCAGCAGATCAAGGCGATTACCTCACGTATGGGCATGGTGTTCCAGCATTTCAACCTGTTTCCGCATTTGACAGTGAAGGGAAATCTGGAGCTGTCGCCGAAGCTGGTTAAGGGAATGTCGGCAGCAGAAGTATCCCGGATGAGCCTGGAGCTGCTCGACAAGGTCGGCTTGGCCGATAAGGCGGACGTCTACCCGTCCAGTCTCTCTGGAGGCCAGAAGCAGCGGGTAGCCATCGCCCGCGCTCTGATGATGAACCCGGAGATCCTGCTGTTCGACGAGCCGACTTCGGCCCTTGACCCCGAGCTGACGGGGGAAGTGCTGCAGGTTATGAAGCGTTTGGCCGGAGAGCAGATCACGATGATCGTCGTGACGCATGAAATGGGCTTTGCCCGGGAGGTGGCCGACCGCGTCCTGTTCATGGCCGACGGCGAAATCATCGAGTCCGGCACGCCGGAGCAAATTTTCGGAAATCCGCAGCATGAGCGGACGCAGGCGTTCCTGAACCGGGTACTAGCTTGA